The segment CAACATTCGCTTGTCGTCGCCGACACCGGAGATCTTGAGGCTATTCGCCGTTATCAGCCCCAGGATGCCACCACTAACCCGTCGCTGCTGCTCAAAGCGTTTAGCCTGTCCGGTTACCAAGCGCTGATCGACGAAGAGCTGAGCAGCGTAAAAGCCTCTGGCGGCAACCGTGAAGAGCAGGTCAAGCATGCCGTTGACCGTCTGGCGGTGGCGATGGGCAGTGAGATTTCCGCCGTGGTACCGGGCCGTGTCTCCACCGAAGTGGCGGCTCGTTTGTCGTTTGATACTAAGGCCAGCATCGCCAAGGCCCATGAGTTAATCGAACTGTACGACGCTCGCGGCGTGTCACGTGACCGTGTGCTGATCAAGCTGGCCTCCACCTGGGAAGGCATTCGTGCCGCCGAGGTGCTCGAACGCGAGGGCATTCAGTGCAACCTGACGCTACTGTTCAGCGATGCCCAGGCCCAGGCCTGCTTTGATGCCGGGGTATTCCTGATCTCTCCCTTTGTCGGCCGTGTGACCGATTGGTATAAAAAAGAGACCGGCAACGACTACACGCCGGAGAACGATCCAGGCGTTCAGTTTGTTCAGGGT is part of the Halomonas alkaliantarctica genome and harbors:
- the tal gene encoding transaldolase; protein product: MTSQLQQLKQHSLVVADTGDLEAIRRYQPQDATTNPSLLLKAFSLSGYQALIDEELSSVKASGGNREEQVKHAVDRLAVAMGSEISAVVPGRVSTEVAARLSFDTKASIAKAHELIELYDARGVSRDRVLIKLASTWEGIRAAEVLEREGIQCNLTLLFSDAQAQACFDAGVFLISPFVGRVTDWYKKETGNDYTPENDPGVQFVQGVCERANQGGYDTVVMGASFRTTGQVLALAGCPRLTISPALLEELDATEGSVTAQIQSGKGSGKPTEPLSETAFRWGHNQDAMANDKLAEGIRRFHDDQLELESLIDKRLN